A genomic region of Hippoglossus hippoglossus isolate fHipHip1 chromosome 8, fHipHip1.pri, whole genome shotgun sequence contains the following coding sequences:
- the LOC117766053 gene encoding apolipoprotein L4-like isoform X1, whose amino-acid sequence MMIDIKERADIIDLNIDHVSKSDRRAKLQEELDAVLKDTLVGLAKLEYFLDAVEKLAVTSLHVFTENQALCLPKGITLDCVQVVITAARLICPLLLEFKRDAQVFFLPRFQNVEVLSYELDKYIRTTQNICETLGKSDFHLKMTMETVVNFDVDLSRDDMRRMLDHINQLDEIRMNKHFRMVFLFQEESFCDFISDFSKRQDRMLEFLNDLEEGAIQLDRMNMGAKISSVVGSSVGAVGGVLSIVGLALIPVTAGVSLALTMTGIGMGITSGVNSAVTTVTEIGVNATQQNKAREVFQKFMEDVQSLQECLDKVISQADTKMEESIITVALGVSKGLSQVGVIAKGIDALVDAASTTKLLKTEELIAGVGKVVAQEGKSLRNVPRVAADIPDIGQAVAKGPLALSKSARAGLIAVNALFLGMDIFFICKDSISLAKGNETECSQWIRARATLWSSEMDSWKGIHDSLCEGREMSEKKKTLLETPFYP is encoded by the exons ATGATGATAGATATCAAAGAGAGGGCTGACATCATCGACCTAAACATCGACCATGTTTCTAAGTCAGA CAGGCGTGcaaagctgcaggaggagctggatgccgtgctcaaggacactttggttGGCCTGGCGAAGCTCGAATACTTCCTGGATGCAGTGGAGAAGCTGGCGGTCACTTCGCTCCATGTGTTTACGGAGAACCAGGCGCTATGTCTGCCCAAAGGGATCACCCTCGATTGTGTTCAGGTTGTCATCACTGCGGCACGGCTAAtctgccctctcctcctcgaGTTCAAAAGAGACGCACAAGTCTTCTTCCTGCCCAGATTTCAGAATGTGGAAGTGCTCTCTTATGAGTTGGACAAGTACATACGGACCACGCAGAACATCTGCGAGACGTTAGGAAAAAG tgactttcatttgaaaatgacgATGGAAACTGTGGTGAACTTTGACGTGGATCTGTCTAGAGATGACATGCGGAGGATGCTTGATCATATTAATCAGCTGGATGAGATCAG GATGAACAAGCACTTCAGGATGGTGTTCTTGTTTCAAGAGGAATCATTTTGTGACTTCATCAGTGACTTCAGCAAGCGACAGGACAGGATGCTGGAGTTTCTCAATGACCTGGAGGAGGGGGCTATTCAGCTCGACAGGATGAATATGGGGGCAAAGATCTCCAGCGTGGTAGGCAGCTCGGTTGGGGCGGTTGGAGGTGTGCTCTCCATTGTTGGCTTGGCGTTAATTCCTGTGACGGCAGGGGTGTCTCTAGCTCTGACAATGACAGGGATAGGTATGGGAATCACCAGCGGAGTCAACAGCGCTGTCACCACCGTCACAGAGATCGGAGTAAATGCAACTCAACAGAACAAAGCCAGAGAGGTTTTCCAGAAATTCATGGAGGATGTGCAGAGTCTCCAGGAATGTCTGGACAAGGTGATCAGTCAAGCCGACACCAAAATGGAAGAGAGTATCATCACAGTGGCTCTGGGAGTTAGCAAGGGTCTTAGTCAAGTTGGTGTTATTGCAAAAGGTATTGATGCATTAGTTGATGCTGCCTCTACTACTAAGTTGTTGAAAACCGAAGAGTTGATTGCAGGTGTTGGTAAGGTGGTGGCTCAGGAAGGTAAATCATTACGTAACGTGCCCAGGGTGGCCGCAGACATCCCAGATATTGGTCAGGCAGTCGCCAAAGGGCCTCTCGCTCTTTCCAAGTCAGCCAGGGCAGGTCTCATAGCAGTCAATGCTCTCTTCCTCGGCATGGATATCTTCTTCATCTGTAAGGACAGCATCAGTCTGGCAAAAGGCAATGAGACCGAGTGCTCACAGTGGATCAGGGCCAGAGCTACTCTGTGGAGCTCAGAGATGGATTCATGGAAGGGGATCCACGACTCCCTGTGTGAGGGCCGGGAgatgtcagagaaaaaaaaaactcttctgGAGACACCATTTTATCCGTAG
- the LOC117766053 gene encoding apolipoprotein L4-like isoform X2, with the protein MMIDIKERADIIDLNIDHVSKSDRRAKLQEELDAVLKDTLVGLAKLEYFLDAVEKLAVTSLHVFTENQALCLPKGITLDCVQVVITAARLICPLLLEFKRDAQVFFLPRFQNVEVLSYELDKYIRTTQNICETLGKSDFHLKMTMETVVNFDVDLSRDDMRRMLDHINQLDEIRMNKHFRMVFLFQEESFCDFISDFSKRQDRMLEFLNDLEEGAIQLDRMNMGAKISSVVGSSVGAVGGVLSIVGLALIPVTAGVSLALTMTGIGMGITSGVNSAVTTVTEIGVNATQQNKAREVFQKFMEDVQSLQECLDKVISQADTKMEESIITVALGVSKGIDALVDAASTTKLLKTEELIAGVGKVVAQEGKSLRNVPRVAADIPDIGQAVAKGPLALSKSARAGLIAVNALFLGMDIFFICKDSISLAKGNETECSQWIRARATLWSSEMDSWKGIHDSLCEGREMSEKKKTLLETPFYP; encoded by the exons ATGATGATAGATATCAAAGAGAGGGCTGACATCATCGACCTAAACATCGACCATGTTTCTAAGTCAGA CAGGCGTGcaaagctgcaggaggagctggatgccgtgctcaaggacactttggttGGCCTGGCGAAGCTCGAATACTTCCTGGATGCAGTGGAGAAGCTGGCGGTCACTTCGCTCCATGTGTTTACGGAGAACCAGGCGCTATGTCTGCCCAAAGGGATCACCCTCGATTGTGTTCAGGTTGTCATCACTGCGGCACGGCTAAtctgccctctcctcctcgaGTTCAAAAGAGACGCACAAGTCTTCTTCCTGCCCAGATTTCAGAATGTGGAAGTGCTCTCTTATGAGTTGGACAAGTACATACGGACCACGCAGAACATCTGCGAGACGTTAGGAAAAAG tgactttcatttgaaaatgacgATGGAAACTGTGGTGAACTTTGACGTGGATCTGTCTAGAGATGACATGCGGAGGATGCTTGATCATATTAATCAGCTGGATGAGATCAG GATGAACAAGCACTTCAGGATGGTGTTCTTGTTTCAAGAGGAATCATTTTGTGACTTCATCAGTGACTTCAGCAAGCGACAGGACAGGATGCTGGAGTTTCTCAATGACCTGGAGGAGGGGGCTATTCAGCTCGACAGGATGAATATGGGGGCAAAGATCTCCAGCGTGGTAGGCAGCTCGGTTGGGGCGGTTGGAGGTGTGCTCTCCATTGTTGGCTTGGCGTTAATTCCTGTGACGGCAGGGGTGTCTCTAGCTCTGACAATGACAGGGATAGGTATGGGAATCACCAGCGGAGTCAACAGCGCTGTCACCACCGTCACAGAGATCGGAGTAAATGCAACTCAACAGAACAAAGCCAGAGAGGTTTTCCAGAAATTCATGGAGGATGTGCAGAGTCTCCAGGAATGTCTGGACAAGGTGATCAGTCAAGCCGACACCAAAATGGAAGAGAGTATCATCACAGTGGCTCTGGGAGTTAGCAAGG GTATTGATGCATTAGTTGATGCTGCCTCTACTACTAAGTTGTTGAAAACCGAAGAGTTGATTGCAGGTGTTGGTAAGGTGGTGGCTCAGGAAGGTAAATCATTACGTAACGTGCCCAGGGTGGCCGCAGACATCCCAGATATTGGTCAGGCAGTCGCCAAAGGGCCTCTCGCTCTTTCCAAGTCAGCCAGGGCAGGTCTCATAGCAGTCAATGCTCTCTTCCTCGGCATGGATATCTTCTTCATCTGTAAGGACAGCATCAGTCTGGCAAAAGGCAATGAGACCGAGTGCTCACAGTGGATCAGGGCCAGAGCTACTCTGTGGAGCTCAGAGATGGATTCATGGAAGGGGATCCACGACTCCCTGTGTGAGGGCCGGGAgatgtcagagaaaaaaaaaactcttctgGAGACACCATTTTATCCGTAG
- the LOC117766056 gene encoding LOW QUALITY PROTEIN: uncharacterized protein LOC117766056 (The sequence of the model RefSeq protein was modified relative to this genomic sequence to represent the inferred CDS: deleted 1 base in 1 codon) gives MSAARKELQQVLCRYVTDTLININTVRGFCEDFSKWGLCRETEVNMMIDIKERADIIDLNIDHVSKSDRRAKLQEELDAVLKDTLVGLAKLEYFLDAVEKLAVTSLHVFTENQALCLPKGITLDCVQVVITAARLICPLLLEFKRDAQVFFLPRFQNVEVLSYELDKYIRTTQNICETLGKSDFHLKMTMETVVNFDVDLSRDDMRRMLDHINQLDEIRMNKHFRMVFLFQEESFCDFISDFSKRQDRMLEFLNDLEEGAIQLDRMNMGAKISSVVGSSVGAVGGVLSIVGLALIPVTAGVSLALTMTGIGMGITSGVNSAVTTVTEIGVNATQQNKAREVFQKFMEDVQSLQECLDKVTSQADTKMEESIITVALGVSKGLSQVGVIAKGIDALVDAASTTKLLKTEELIAGVGKVVAQEGKSLRNVPRVAADIPDIGQAVAKGPLALSKSARAGLIAVNALFLGMDIFFICKDSISLAKGNETECSQWIRARATLWSSEMDSWKGIHDSLCEGRETSEKKKTLLETPFYP, from the exons ATGTCTGCTGCAAG AAAAGAGCTACAGCAGGTGTTGTGCCGCTATGTCACAGACACCCtcatcaacatcaacactgTAAGAGGATTCTGTGAGGACTTCTCTAAATGGGGGCTCTGTAGGGAGACAGAAGTAAACATGATGATAGATATCAAAGAGAGGGCTGACATCATCGACCTAAACATCGACCATGTTTCTAAGTCAGA CAGGCGTGcaaagctgcaggaggagctggatgccgtgctcaaggacactttggttGGCCTGGCGAAGCTCGAATACTTCCTGGATGCAGTGGAGAAGCTGGCGGTCACTTCGCTCCATGTGTTTACGGAGAACCAGGCGCTATGTCTGCCCAAAGGGATCACCCTCGATTGTGTTCAGGT TGTCATCACTGCGGCACGGCTAAtctgccctctcctcctcgaGTTCAAAAGAGACGCACAAGTCTTCTTCCTGCCCAGATTTCAGAATGTGGAAGTGCTCTCTTATGAGTTGGACAAGTACATACGGACCACGCAGAACATCTGCGAGACGTTAGGAAAAAG tgactttcatttgaaaatgacgATGGAAACTGTGGTGAACTTTGACGTGGATCTGTCTAGAGATGACATGCGGAGGATGCTTGATCATATTAATCAGCTGGATGAGATCAG GATGAACAAGCACTTCAGGATGGTGTTCTTGTTTCAAGAGGAATCATTTTGTGACTTCATCAGTGACTTCAGCAAGCGACAGGACAGGATGCTGGAGTTTCTCAATGACCTGGAGGAGGGGGCTATTCAGCTCGACAGGATGAATATGGGGGCAAAGATCTCCAGCGTGGTAGGCAGCTCGGTTGGGGCGGTTGGAGGTGTGCTCTCCATTGTTGGCTTGGCGTTAATTCCTGTGACGGCAGGGGTGTCTCTAGCTCTGACAATGACAGGGATAGGTATGGGAATCACCAGCGGAGTCAACAGCGCTGTCACCACCGTCACAGAGATCGGAGTAAATGCAACTCAACAGAACAAAGCCAGAGAGGTTTTCCAGAAATTCATGGAGGATGTGCAGAGTCTCCAGGAATGTCTGGACAAGGTGACCAGTCAAGCCGACACCAAAATGGAAGAGAGTATCATCACAGTGGCTCTGGGAGTTAGCAAGGGTCTTAGTCAAGTTGGTGTTATTGCAAAAGGTATTGATGCATTAGTTGATGCTGCCTCTACTACTAAGTTGTTGAAAACCGAAGAGTTGATTGCAGGTGTTGGTAAGGTGGTGGCTCAGGAAGGTAAATCATTACGTAACGTGCCCAGGGTGGCCGCAGACATCCCAGATATTGGTCAGGCAGTCGCCAAAGGGCCTCTCGCTCTTTCCAAGTCAGCCAGGGCAGGTCTCATAGCAGTCAATGCTCTCTTCCTCGGCATGGATATCTTCTTCATCTGTAAGGACAGCATCAGTCTGGCAAAAGGCAATGAGACCGAGTGCTCACAGTGGATCAGGGCCAGAGCTACTCTGTGGAGCTCAGAGATGGATTCATGGAAGGGGATCCACGACTCCCTGTGTGAGGGCCGGGAGAcgtcagagaaaaaaaaaactcttctgGAGACACCATTTTATCCGTAG
- the LOC117766054 gene encoding apolipoprotein L5-like: MVFLFQEESFCDFISDFSKRQDRMLEFLNDLEEGAIQLDRMNMGAKISSVVGSSVGAVGGVLSIVGLALIPVTAGVSLALTMTGIGMGITSGVNSAVTTVTEIGVNATQQNKAREFSRNSWRMCRVSRNVWTR; encoded by the coding sequence ATGGTGTTCTTGTTTCAAGAGGAATCATTTTGTGACTTCATCAGTGACTTCAGCAAGCGACAGGACAGGATGCTGGAGTTTCTCAATGACCTGGAGGAGGGGGCTATTCAGCTCGACAGGATGAATATGGGGGCAAAGATCTCCAGCGTGGTAGGCAGCTCGGTTGGGGCGGTTGGAGGTGTGCTCTCCATTGTTGGCTTGGCGTTAATTCCTGTGACGGCAGGGGTGTCTCTAGCTCTGACAATGACAGGGATAGGTATGGGAATCACCAGCGGAGTCAACAGCGCTGTCACCACCGTCACAGAGATCGGAGTAAATGCAACTCAACAGAACAAAGCCAGAGAGTTTTCCAGAAATTCATGGAGGATGTGCAGAGTCTCCAGGAATGTCTGGACAAGGTGA
- the LOC117766059 gene encoding uncharacterized protein LOC117766059, with protein sequence MSAARKELQQVLCRYVTDTLININTVRGFCEDFSKWGLCRETEVNMMIDIKERADIIDLNIDHVSKSDRRAKLQEELDAVLKDTLVGLAKLEYFLDAVEKLAVTSLHVFTENQALCLPKGITLDCVQVVITAARLICPLLLEFKRDAQVFFLPRFQNVEVLSYELDKYIRTTQNICETLGKSDFHLKMTMETVVNFDVDLSRDDMRRMLDHINQLDEIRMNKHFSVVQ encoded by the exons AAAAGAGCTACAGCAGGTGTTGTGCCGCTATGTCACAGACACCCtcatcaacatcaacactgTAAGAGGATTCTGTGAGGACTTCTCTAAATGGGGGCTCTGTAGGGAGACAGAAGTAAACATGATGATAGATATCAAAGAGAGGGCTGACATCATCGACCTAAACATCGACCATGTTTCTAAGTCAGA CAGGCGTGcaaagctgcaggaggagctggatgccgtgctcaaggacactttggttGGCCTGGCGAAGCTCGAATACTTCCTGGATGCAGTGGAGAAGCTGGCGGTCACTTCGCTCCATGTGTTTACGGAGAACCAGGCGCTATGTCTGCCCAAAGGGATCACCCTCGATTGTGTTCAGGTTGTCATCACTGCGGCACGGCTAAtctgccctctcctcctcgaGTTCAAAAGAGACGCACAAGTCTTCTTCCTGCCCAGATTTCAGAATGTGGAAGTGCTCTCTTATGAGTTGGACAAGTACATACGGACCACGCAGAACATCTGCGAGACGTTAGGAAAAAG tgactttcatttgaaaatgacgATGGAAACTGTGGTGAACTTTGACGTGGATCTGTCTAGAGATGACATGCGGAGGATGCTTGATCATATTAATCAGCTGGATGAGATCAG GATGAACAAGCACTTcagtgttgtgcaatag